One window of the Fusobacterium animalis 7_1 genome contains the following:
- a CDS encoding TetR/AcrR family transcriptional regulator: MEKNNKKKIISAQTKNTLINIAKKYFTEYGFAHTSLEAIVKEANMTRGAIIILKIKKICF; the protein is encoded by the coding sequence ATGGAAAAAAATAATAAAAAGAAAATTATTTCTGCTCAAACTAAAAATACTTTGATTAATATTGCTAAAAAATATTTTACAGAATATGGTTTTGCTCATACAAGTCTTGAAGCAATTGTAAAAGAAGCTAATATGACAAGAGGGGCTATCATCATTTTAAAAATAAAAAAGATCTGTTTTTAG
- a CDS encoding S8 family peptidase, producing MKEKLPIKFFAKREEDKQRVEGGGGKELPKWVLSGKELDEKSVALSQSINEILKRENWKERNIPIIIEAKLNKDAHAKSHRKKIENIFFTNKNNVIGVSDENTLIIRVDSQKDGSAIKENIDDIKNNAYGISGIDNIIKYRPNVYKTKGISNYKVKLFNFNEFSTNKSHKAKFEMFLTNEKIKFIKTNYTKSLIIYKLQDISNLQIDKLINNTLFDLAEEFVPMPHISINLDILNKKDSIEIKEYDSEKKSEIVGVLDNGICRIDPLQSWIYGNRSSPYPNELILENHGTFVAGIITYGDEFQGENIVGAKNIRVFDAAIFPDTQKESIEEDELIQNIREVIKNNYKEIKIWNLSISIIREISEQKFSDFAIALDDIQDEYNVLICKSTGNCTNFANGDAIGKLHEGADSVRSLVVGSIADKKENGWISEPYNLSPFSRRGPGPAYIIKPDIVHLGGNAGVNSCKKIIQGGVRSFSKNGDIIEQAGTSFSTPRVAALAAGLLNEMNEEFDSLLLKSLIIHSASYPKNTEIPEFERTKYLGFGLPDTVHNILYNSPNEATLILRDVLPKGRFIDIKDFPMPECLVKNDFFNFQVIVTLVYDPILDPTQGFEYCQSNIDVRFGSYDEKIPRDTSKNSILNPIGRRGTQNILIGSLYSKVKMKESSKDFALKERMLIQYGDKYYPVKKYAVDTSELTDGNKLKYTTSDKKWYLMIDGTYRSSIEDRAVIENRELSQEFCLIITIKDPTNTCNVYNGITQKLDEYNFWHNNIKISENININL from the coding sequence ATGAAAGAAAAATTACCAATTAAATTTTTTGCTAAACGTGAAGAGGATAAGCAAAGAGTGGAAGGTGGTGGCGGAAAAGAACTTCCTAAATGGGTTCTAAGTGGAAAAGAACTAGATGAAAAATCTGTAGCATTATCGCAATCTATAAATGAGATATTAAAAAGAGAAAATTGGAAGGAAAGAAATATACCAATAATAATTGAAGCTAAATTAAATAAAGATGCACATGCTAAAAGTCATAGAAAGAAAATTGAAAATATTTTCTTTACTAATAAAAATAATGTAATTGGAGTCTCAGATGAAAATACTTTAATCATCCGTGTGGATTCTCAAAAAGATGGTTCTGCAATAAAAGAAAATATAGATGACATTAAAAATAATGCATATGGTATTTCTGGTATTGATAATATTATTAAATACAGACCTAATGTATATAAAACTAAAGGTATTTCTAACTATAAGGTAAAACTTTTTAATTTCAATGAGTTTTCCACTAATAAAAGTCATAAAGCCAAATTTGAAATGTTTTTGACAAATGAGAAGATTAAATTCATAAAAACAAATTATACAAAATCGCTTATAATATATAAATTACAAGATATATCTAACCTACAAATTGATAAACTTATAAACAATACATTGTTTGACTTAGCAGAAGAATTTGTCCCCATGCCACATATATCAATCAATTTGGATATATTAAATAAAAAAGATAGTATAGAAATCAAAGAATATGATAGTGAGAAAAAAAGTGAAATTGTAGGTGTTTTAGATAATGGAATATGTAGGATAGATCCTTTACAGTCATGGATTTATGGAAATAGAAGTTCACCATACCCAAATGAATTAATATTGGAGAATCATGGAACATTTGTTGCTGGTATTATTACATATGGAGATGAGTTTCAAGGTGAAAATATTGTAGGAGCTAAAAATATAAGAGTATTTGATGCTGCAATTTTTCCAGATACTCAAAAGGAAAGTATAGAGGAAGATGAATTAATACAAAATATTAGAGAAGTTATAAAAAACAATTATAAAGAAATAAAGATATGGAATTTATCAATAAGTATTATTCGTGAAATATCTGAACAAAAATTTAGTGATTTTGCTATTGCACTGGACGATATTCAAGATGAGTATAATGTTCTAATATGTAAATCTACTGGAAATTGTACGAATTTTGCTAATGGTGATGCCATAGGAAAATTACACGAAGGAGCTGATTCAGTTAGATCATTGGTGGTTGGATCCATTGCTGATAAAAAAGAGAATGGCTGGATATCTGAGCCATATAATTTATCACCATTTTCGAGAAGAGGTCCAGGTCCAGCTTATATTATAAAACCTGATATTGTACATTTAGGTGGTAATGCTGGAGTTAATTCATGTAAAAAGATTATTCAAGGTGGTGTAAGATCATTTTCTAAAAATGGAGATATTATTGAACAAGCAGGAACTAGTTTTTCAACTCCTAGAGTGGCTGCTTTAGCTGCAGGTTTATTAAACGAAATGAATGAGGAATTTGATTCATTGTTATTGAAAAGCTTAATAATTCATTCAGCTAGTTATCCTAAGAATACAGAAATACCAGAATTTGAAAGAACTAAATATCTTGGTTTTGGATTACCTGATACAGTTCATAATATATTATATAATTCTCCAAATGAAGCGACTTTAATATTGCGTGATGTTTTACCCAAAGGAAGATTCATAGATATTAAAGATTTTCCTATGCCAGAATGCTTGGTAAAGAATGACTTCTTTAATTTTCAGGTTATTGTAACACTTGTATATGATCCTATTTTAGATCCAACTCAAGGATTTGAATATTGTCAATCAAATATAGATGTAAGGTTTGGTTCTTATGATGAAAAGATACCTAGGGATACAAGTAAAAATAGTATTTTAAATCCAATTGGAAGAAGAGGTACTCAAAATATACTGATAGGTTCATTGTACAGTAAGGTTAAAATGAAAGAATCATCAAAAGACTTTGCATTAAAAGAAAGAATGCTAATTCAGTATGGAGATAAATACTATCCAGTAAAAAAATATGCTGTAGATACATCAGAGTTAACAGATGGAAACAAATTAAAATATACAACTTCTGATAAAAAATGGTATCTTATGATAGATGGTACCTACAGAAGTAGCATTGAAGATAGAGCAGTTATTGAAAATAGAGAATTAAGTCAAGAGTTTTGCTTAATCATTACAATTAAAGATCCAACTAATACTTGTAATGTCTATAATGGTATTACACAAAAACTAGATGAATATAATTTTTGGCATAATAATATAAAAATATCTGAAAATATCAATATTAATTTATAA
- a CDS encoding AAA family ATPase → MYTEISKIIEGALSGDKEKVFNYSKILAKNLENTGNLSLARKINNLLSKKRGSILSLDSLSSKPVDCESRMDMVDICYPIIDREKLILNNEVTNEIQNFIKGYENRDKLLKAGIDDSFTLLLYGPPGCGKTSIAQYISMEIGLPLVTVRLDGMISSLLGSTAKNIRKIFDFASRQECILFLDEFDVIAKIRDDKNETGELKRVVNSLIQNIDVFSKDSIIIAATNHHELLDPAIWRRFNRILSVNKPKKFEINSLIHIYINTSKFKFNITDKKIESLVASLIGLSHSDINTIMNNSMRNAVINEKNEIVSFDILKATFLYKNHSITNEEEFIEFLIKGGMTHRELQNYGFPLRKIQIISKKVRGE, encoded by the coding sequence ATGTATACGGAAATTTCTAAAATAATTGAAGGTGCATTATCTGGGGATAAGGAGAAAGTCTTTAATTATTCTAAAATATTAGCTAAAAATTTAGAAAATACTGGTAATTTATCATTGGCACGAAAAATAAACAATTTACTATCAAAAAAAAGAGGAAGTATCCTATCTTTAGATTCATTATCATCTAAGCCTGTTGATTGCGAAAGTAGAATGGATATGGTGGATATTTGTTATCCAATTATTGATAGAGAAAAGTTAATTTTGAATAATGAAGTTACAAATGAAATTCAAAATTTTATAAAGGGTTATGAAAATAGGGATAAATTATTAAAAGCTGGAATAGATGATTCTTTTACTTTACTTCTTTACGGACCACCAGGATGTGGTAAAACTTCGATAGCACAATATATATCTATGGAGATAGGGCTTCCATTAGTAACAGTAAGACTGGATGGAATGATTTCATCTTTGTTGGGGAGTACAGCAAAAAATATCAGAAAAATATTTGATTTTGCCTCAAGGCAGGAGTGTATCTTATTTTTAGATGAATTTGATGTCATTGCAAAAATAAGAGATGATAAAAATGAAACTGGTGAATTAAAAAGAGTTGTAAATAGTCTTATTCAAAATATAGATGTTTTTAGCAAAGATAGTATTATAATTGCTGCTACGAATCATCATGAATTACTAGATCCTGCAATTTGGCGTAGATTTAATAGAATATTAAGTGTAAATAAACCTAAGAAATTTGAAATTAATAGTCTTATTCATATATATATCAATACATCAAAATTTAAATTTAATATAACAGATAAGAAAATTGAGAGTTTAGTAGCATCATTAATTGGATTAAGCCATTCTGATATTAATACTATTATGAATAATTCTATGAGAAATGCTGTAATAAATGAAAAAAACGAAATTGTTTCATTTGATATTTTAAAAGCAACTTTTTTATATAAGAATCATTCAATAACTAATGAAGAAGAATTCATAGAATTTTTAATTAAAGGGGGAATGACGCACAGAGAATTACAAAATTATGGGTTTCCTCTGAGAAAGATACAGATAATATCTAAAAAAGTAAGGGGTGAGTAA